A genomic region of Runella rosea contains the following coding sequences:
- a CDS encoding LytR/AlgR family response regulator transcription factor — MSQPQLFSLPQLEETPIHRLCIHIGGLVRTIDIQSIMYLQSEVNYTRFFAKDGKTYLEAKTLKHFDKVLEDTEFIRIHKSYLVNRNCIVSMTSDFVLLKNGVQLPVSRRKGRALKRNRNVVSLFSKLRERRTWY, encoded by the coding sequence ATGTCGCAGCCACAACTCTTTTCGCTACCTCAACTTGAAGAAACCCCCATTCACCGCCTTTGCATTCACATCGGTGGATTGGTCAGAACGATTGATATTCAAAGCATCATGTACCTCCAATCAGAAGTAAATTATACCCGTTTTTTTGCCAAAGACGGAAAGACCTACTTGGAGGCTAAGACATTAAAGCATTTTGATAAAGTACTGGAAGATACCGAGTTTATTAGAATTCATAAGTCTTATTTGGTCAATCGAAATTGCATTGTGTCGATGACTTCCGATTTTGTTTTACTCAAAAATGGGGTTCAACTGCCCGTTTCACGCCGCAAAGGGCGGGCCCTCAAACGCAATCGGAACGTGGTTTCGCTCTTTAGCAAACTGCGCGAGCGCCGAACTTGGTATTGA
- a CDS encoding phytanoyl-CoA dioxygenase family protein, translated as MGLLTTLKQKVIATKEQLFPQTEFDEATLPWIDRPDADVDEFVKKYQPKFDVSYNLAEKLKFWQKNGYVILEQSIQSELLDMFWSDVEELVEHPEKYKMWARIDLPKFDPVRERHIKDFPKEDLQGKYVKLNDFHNLSVAGKKLMTHPAIVNFLDAVFQQNTVVMQSLTFMYGSQQPTHQDYPWVTAKIPSHLAAAWIPLEDIKIDSGPLYYYIGSHKMPKFNFGNGILYNNRSTKTALEFADYLDTKCAELKLPKDTLLIKRGDVLIWHAALAHGGGLITNPDQTRKSYVCHYSTQEALPFHRHRFGQTPVTEYHNGVAIYQNPDFGDQENILNEGEKWDSKK; from the coding sequence ATGGGATTATTAACTACGCTAAAACAAAAGGTAATTGCGACCAAAGAACAATTATTTCCGCAAACAGAATTCGATGAAGCAACCCTTCCATGGATTGATCGGCCTGATGCAGACGTCGATGAATTTGTAAAAAAATATCAACCCAAATTTGACGTTTCCTACAATTTGGCCGAAAAGCTGAAGTTTTGGCAAAAAAATGGGTACGTTATTTTAGAACAATCGATTCAGTCTGAATTATTGGATATGTTTTGGTCAGACGTTGAAGAATTGGTGGAGCATCCCGAAAAATACAAAATGTGGGCGCGCATCGACCTACCTAAGTTTGATCCCGTCCGCGAACGCCACATCAAAGATTTCCCGAAAGAAGACCTCCAAGGAAAATACGTAAAGTTAAATGACTTTCATAACCTATCGGTGGCGGGCAAAAAACTCATGACTCACCCCGCCATTGTTAATTTTTTGGATGCGGTTTTCCAACAAAATACGGTGGTGATGCAAAGCCTAACGTTTATGTATGGCAGTCAGCAGCCTACACACCAAGATTATCCGTGGGTAACGGCCAAAATACCCAGTCATTTGGCCGCCGCATGGATTCCGCTGGAAGACATCAAAATTGACTCTGGTCCGTTGTACTATTACATCGGCTCCCATAAAATGCCTAAATTTAATTTTGGCAACGGAATTCTGTACAACAACCGCTCGACCAAAACAGCACTCGAATTTGCGGATTATCTTGACACAAAATGTGCGGAATTAAAGCTTCCCAAAGATACACTGCTTATCAAACGCGGCGATGTCCTGATTTGGCACGCAGCCTTGGCCCACGGTGGTGGTCTGATTACCAACCCTGACCAAACCCGTAAATCATACGTGTGTCACTATTCTACCCAAGAAGCCCTCCCTTTTCACCGTCATCGGTTTGGGCAAACGCCAGTCACCGAATACCACAATGGCGTTGCGATTTATCAAAATCCAGATTTCGGAGATCAAGAGAATATTTTAAATGAAGGAGAAAAATGGGATTCAAAAAAGTAA
- a CDS encoding DUF1361 domain-containing protein — MEGLYPLLLLLLLSMVALTYHMIRIQFKEAVDFSMDWNLFLSWIPLLVAFLVDVTVKRFGKLPKWVGFWSIIWLLFFPNAPYMITDLLHISVNMGSDLTWHDIIMLFYYAEVSLFNGLVSLYWMHRCWQKTFTNTTGNIMLAFSLPMAGFGIYLGRIRRWNSWDIIHNPKELLSAVWQSLTDRTALVLSLEFGLLLSMFYLVLWALLRFRVRHINEI; from the coding sequence ATGGAAGGACTCTACCCACTTTTGCTTCTTTTGCTGCTAAGTATGGTGGCGCTTACCTATCACATGATACGTATCCAATTTAAAGAAGCGGTAGATTTTTCGATGGATTGGAATTTATTTTTAAGTTGGATTCCTTTATTGGTCGCTTTTCTGGTGGATGTCACCGTAAAACGATTCGGGAAGTTGCCCAAATGGGTTGGATTTTGGAGCATCATCTGGTTGTTATTTTTCCCTAATGCTCCTTACATGATTACCGATTTACTGCACATTTCGGTCAATATGGGCAGCGATTTGACTTGGCATGATATCATCATGCTTTTTTATTACGCCGAAGTTAGTCTTTTCAACGGGCTTGTTTCTTTGTATTGGATGCACCGTTGCTGGCAAAAAACCTTCACAAATACGACTGGAAACATCATGTTGGCATTCAGCTTGCCGATGGCTGGCTTTGGTATTTATTTAGGCCGAATTCGTCGATGGAACAGTTGGGACATTATTCATAACCCCAAAGAACTTTTGAGTGCGGTCTGGCAAAGCCTCACTGACCGCACTGCATTGGTTCTCAGCCTAGAATTTGGCCTGCTATTGAGTATGTTTTATTTGGTGCTTTGGGCACTATTACGCTTTCGTGTGAGGCACATCAATGAAATATAG
- a CDS encoding DUF4159 domain-containing protein, translating to MTLIRLFFVSTLLTVFCFLPSAHAQYAYKIAKLKYGGGGDWYANKTSLPNLIKFCNQNLRMNVFPDEDIVEPGSPDLFSYPFVHLTGHGNVLFSDSEARNLRRYMISGGFLHLDDNYGLDKFIRREMKKVFPELEFVEVPYTHPVYHQKFNFPNGLPKVHEHDAKSPQGFGLFWEGRLVCFYSYECDLGNGWEDQSVYNDPEELRQQALRMGANLVQYALTVNQ from the coding sequence ATGACACTTATTCGCCTTTTTTTTGTATCCACTCTGCTGACGGTTTTCTGTTTCTTGCCCTCCGCCCATGCGCAGTACGCGTATAAAATTGCAAAGCTTAAATACGGTGGTGGCGGTGACTGGTACGCCAATAAAACATCATTGCCCAACTTAATTAAATTCTGTAATCAAAACCTGCGCATGAATGTCTTCCCGGACGAAGACATTGTGGAACCGGGAAGTCCCGACTTATTTTCCTACCCATTTGTGCATTTAACGGGCCACGGCAACGTCCTGTTTTCGGATTCGGAAGCTCGAAATCTGCGCCGTTACATGATTTCGGGGGGCTTTTTACACTTAGACGATAACTATGGCCTTGATAAATTTATTCGGCGGGAGATGAAAAAAGTCTTTCCCGAATTAGAGTTTGTTGAAGTGCCTTATACGCATCCTGTCTATCACCAAAAATTCAATTTTCCCAACGGCCTGCCCAAAGTACACGAGCATGATGCTAAATCTCCGCAAGGATTTGGGCTTTTTTGGGAGGGCCGTTTGGTATGTTTTTATAGTTACGAGTGCGACTTAGGAAATGGTTGGGAAGACCAAAGTGTTTATAACGACCCTGAAGAACTGAGACAGCAGGCGTTGCGCATGGGAGCCAACTTGGTACAATACGCGCTTACGGTAAACCAATAA
- a CDS encoding 5' nucleotidase, NT5C type, with protein sequence MTKPRLILDQDDVLADTHGKLADIIVRDFGTGLAREEFDKMSLHKILSSDHHQRLYGLIHEPGFFSDIPLVPNAQETVLALSKKYEIFVATAAMEFPNSFREKYDWLKKYFDFIPWSNIIFCGDKSVLSGDYLVDDLPRNLKTFKGKGLLFNAPHNLEDTEFDRVMGWDEIASRLL encoded by the coding sequence ATGACAAAACCTCGCCTTATTTTAGACCAAGATGACGTACTGGCCGATACCCACGGCAAACTCGCTGATATTATCGTGCGTGACTTCGGAACGGGCCTTGCCCGCGAAGAATTCGACAAGATGTCTTTACACAAAATTCTATCTTCCGACCATCATCAACGCCTCTATGGACTCATTCATGAGCCAGGCTTTTTCAGCGATATTCCATTGGTGCCCAATGCGCAGGAAACTGTTCTTGCCCTTAGTAAAAAATATGAAATTTTTGTGGCAACGGCGGCGATGGAATTCCCAAATTCGTTTCGTGAAAAATACGATTGGTTAAAAAAATATTTCGATTTTATCCCTTGGTCAAATATTATTTTCTGCGGCGACAAAAGTGTGCTCAGTGGCGATTATTTGGTTGACGACCTTCCCCGTAACCTAAAGACGTTCAAAGGGAAAGGGTTATTGTTTAACGCACCTCATAATTTAGAAGATACCGAATTTGACCGAGTCATGGGCTGGGACGAAATTGCATCACGCTTGCTCTAA
- the nuoK gene encoding NADH-quinone oxidoreductase subunit NuoK, producing MQPIVPIHYFLIVAAALFSIGLAVMITKRNAIAVLIGVELILNAVNLNLVAFSQYDPLRLEGQLFALFVMVVAAAESAVALAIILKVYRHYQTTDLDKISSMKK from the coding sequence ATGCAACCAATTGTTCCGATACACTATTTCCTTATCGTTGCGGCGGCATTGTTCAGCATTGGACTTGCGGTCATGATTACCAAACGCAATGCCATTGCGGTGTTGATTGGCGTTGAATTAATTTTAAATGCGGTCAATCTCAATTTAGTGGCTTTTTCGCAATATGACCCTTTACGGCTTGAAGGCCAACTCTTTGCCTTATTTGTAATGGTCGTTGCCGCCGCCGAATCGGCCGTTGCTTTGGCTATTATTCTGAAAGTGTACCGACATTATCAAACTACTGATTTAGACAAAATCAGTTCGATGAAAAAATAA
- a CDS encoding GntR family transcriptional regulator — MSEVPARLPHYQHLYETLRQQLIKGVYEIGSLLPSEKELQQTYNLTQPTIRQALSMLAEEGFIKKYQGKGSIVQPLPVGLGMLSIQAHYPNPLHKELKEEDIRTEILKKPQLMPFPTDFLFTPAQPNEPFYYFERLRLVNKEVIFFERLAFPAAEVPDFHKQKLENRSLFGVFRSRYNIIVKGGEEKVWATAAQAPLTDIMRVAEYTPVLRLEKCIETNRPHFTIYSSLYACTDTYLLKGRF; from the coding sequence ATGTCTGAAGTACCTGCCCGCCTCCCTCATTATCAACATTTGTACGAAACATTACGCCAGCAACTCATTAAAGGCGTCTATGAAATCGGGAGTTTGTTACCTTCTGAAAAAGAACTCCAACAAACCTATAACCTTACCCAACCCACTATTCGTCAGGCACTTTCGATGTTGGCCGAAGAAGGATTTATCAAAAAATACCAGGGGAAGGGCAGCATAGTTCAACCGCTTCCTGTGGGTTTGGGAATGCTTTCGATTCAGGCGCACTATCCCAATCCTTTGCATAAGGAACTCAAGGAGGAAGACATCCGAACCGAAATTCTAAAAAAACCTCAATTAATGCCTTTTCCTACCGACTTTCTTTTTACACCCGCCCAACCGAACGAGCCTTTTTATTATTTTGAACGCTTACGATTGGTCAACAAAGAGGTCATTTTTTTTGAAAGGCTGGCTTTTCCAGCGGCAGAAGTTCCCGATTTTCATAAACAAAAATTAGAAAACCGCTCCCTTTTTGGCGTCTTTCGGAGTCGGTACAACATCATTGTTAAAGGCGGAGAAGAAAAAGTTTGGGCTACCGCTGCCCAAGCGCCTTTAACCGATATAATGCGCGTGGCCGAGTATACCCCAGTGCTTCGTCTCGAAAAATGTATCGAGACCAATCGGCCTCATTTTACCATCTATTCGTCCTTATATGCGTGTACAGATACTTATTTGTTGAAAGGAAGGTTTTGA
- a CDS encoding acyl-CoA desaturase, with product MYAVLAAFFGHWYLSLFCQTFFLHRYSAHKMFTMNKFWEKFFYALTYISQGSSYLSPRAYAILHRMHHAFSDTDKDPHSPHHTENVFTMMWKTKDIYNAVLSRKMKVEARFERDYPYWEKLEKLGDSWMSRLGWGLLYSAFYIFAFIYLDMHWAFFLLLPIHYLMGPVHGAIVNWSGHKYGYQNFDNKDESKNSLIFDILMMGELFQNNHHKLPNRVNFGAKWFEFDPTYPVIKLLSWTKIIKMKESKVGVEVPKQKAEMMH from the coding sequence ATGTACGCAGTATTGGCCGCTTTTTTTGGACACTGGTATCTTTCCTTGTTTTGTCAAACATTTTTTTTGCATCGTTATTCTGCCCATAAAATGTTCACTATGAACAAATTCTGGGAAAAGTTTTTCTATGCTTTAACCTACATTTCACAGGGTTCATCGTATTTAAGCCCACGCGCTTATGCCATTTTGCACCGTATGCACCACGCATTCAGTGATACCGACAAAGATCCGCACTCTCCGCACCATACTGAGAACGTATTTACGATGATGTGGAAAACCAAAGATATATATAATGCGGTTTTGAGCCGTAAAATGAAAGTTGAGGCTCGTTTTGAGCGTGATTATCCTTATTGGGAAAAACTCGAAAAACTGGGTGATTCGTGGATGTCGCGTCTTGGTTGGGGGCTTTTGTATTCGGCTTTTTACATCTTCGCGTTTATCTATTTGGATATGCACTGGGCGTTTTTCCTATTGTTGCCAATCCATTATTTGATGGGGCCCGTACACGGTGCCATTGTCAACTGGAGTGGACATAAATACGGTTACCAAAATTTTGACAACAAAGATGAGTCTAAAAACTCACTTATTTTTGATATTTTGATGATGGGAGAGTTGTTTCAGAATAATCACCACAAATTGCCCAACCGGGTTAATTTTGGAGCAAAATGGTTTGAATTTGACCCAACTTACCCCGTAATTAAACTCCTGAGCTGGACCAAAATCATTAAAATGAAAGAGTCAAAAGTAGGAGTAGAAGTGCCTAAGCAAAAGGCTGAAATGATGCATTAA
- a CDS encoding T9SS type B sorting domain-containing protein has product MPKRYIIFFLWWLALQGRAQRNDCNLSINKPIVSVSKAGRPAVAALTTVCQDSLVQLNLKNYEKGTVVQWRLNNTDIPNAKDTILVIRNNQAGVYTCTVKNNVLCTNPVVSDPVAISLIPKPIVGPLMRGGFVGTPCVDGYEKLTVTATGNSSLSYQWLSENRPIERANSTSFDVIETGVYSVRVTDSDGCATVSGNLTVIPATPPKAEISASKGGFCAGENVTLFSTRGRTNVYQWMRDGQPIGGIKDTIIIAQAGVYSVKVTAPNSCSTTSLPITVIRHPEPVVSIESPGNEFCPGAALPLTAAGTDLKKFEWFMNGQPIKGASKNKFEVNVEGSYSVSIIDTNGCKAVAKAVEVKKVDKITVRIDSLPDFCGPFGNPIPLKGIPSGGFFSGTGVVNGAFDSKLAGVGEHVVTYIVQGALDCLNGEAQKKVIVSRPPTLNLGEDRIIFQGSSLSLDAELGIGYTYQWTPTAGVDNPVSPKALFRPEQTTTYHIVAMGPMGCLAEDSITINVFSGVYVPDVFTPNGDGQNDTWELKGLELYPQAQITIFNRWGQAVFYETGEAPKPFDGTFNGNVLPVGEYAYVILTEPNGHVLRGKVLLLR; this is encoded by the coding sequence ATGCCGAAGCGTTACATTATTTTTTTTCTTTGGTGGTTGGCGCTGCAAGGAAGAGCCCAAAGAAATGACTGTAATTTGTCAATCAACAAGCCGATTGTTAGCGTATCAAAAGCAGGAAGACCCGCGGTAGCCGCCCTAACGACCGTTTGTCAGGATAGTTTAGTCCAACTTAATCTAAAGAATTACGAAAAAGGGACGGTGGTGCAGTGGAGGTTGAATAATACTGATATTCCAAACGCAAAGGATACCATTTTGGTAATCAGAAACAATCAGGCAGGAGTTTACACTTGTACTGTTAAAAACAATGTGTTGTGTACAAATCCAGTCGTATCTGACCCCGTTGCTATTTCATTGATTCCAAAACCGATTGTAGGGCCATTGATGCGAGGCGGCTTTGTGGGTACGCCCTGCGTGGATGGCTACGAAAAACTGACCGTAACCGCCACGGGAAACAGTTCGTTAAGTTATCAATGGTTGAGTGAAAACAGGCCGATAGAGCGGGCAAATTCAACCTCATTTGACGTTATTGAAACAGGGGTTTATTCCGTAAGGGTCACGGACTCTGACGGATGTGCCACCGTATCTGGTAATTTAACAGTTATACCAGCTACACCGCCCAAAGCCGAAATTAGTGCTTCAAAAGGAGGGTTTTGTGCGGGAGAAAACGTAACGCTTTTTTCGACCAGAGGCCGAACCAACGTATATCAGTGGATGCGAGACGGACAGCCGATTGGGGGAATAAAAGACACGATTATTATTGCACAGGCAGGTGTTTATAGCGTAAAAGTGACAGCGCCTAATTCGTGCTCCACTACGTCGTTGCCCATCACCGTGATACGTCATCCCGAACCCGTTGTTTCCATCGAAAGTCCTGGAAATGAATTTTGTCCAGGGGCGGCGCTGCCTTTAACGGCCGCAGGAACTGATTTGAAAAAGTTTGAATGGTTTATGAATGGGCAACCGATTAAGGGTGCCTCCAAAAATAAGTTTGAGGTAAATGTGGAAGGGAGCTACTCCGTAAGTATCATTGATACGAATGGTTGTAAGGCGGTAGCAAAAGCCGTTGAAGTAAAAAAAGTGGACAAAATTACGGTACGAATCGACTCACTCCCCGATTTTTGTGGGCCATTTGGCAACCCGATTCCGCTTAAAGGTATACCTTCGGGTGGTTTTTTTTCGGGAACGGGCGTTGTTAATGGAGCCTTTGATTCAAAACTGGCGGGCGTTGGTGAGCATGTTGTTACTTATATTGTACAAGGAGCTTTGGATTGTTTGAACGGGGAAGCCCAGAAAAAAGTCATTGTTTCCCGACCGCCAACGCTCAATTTGGGAGAAGACCGCATTATTTTTCAGGGAAGTTCCTTATCGCTTGACGCTGAATTGGGCATTGGTTATACCTACCAATGGACGCCAACGGCGGGCGTTGATAATCCCGTTTCGCCCAAGGCGTTGTTTAGGCCCGAACAAACCACGACGTATCATATCGTAGCCATGGGGCCGATGGGATGCTTGGCCGAAGATAGCATTACGATTAATGTGTTTTCAGGAGTGTATGTTCCAGATGTTTTTACGCCAAATGGTGATGGTCAAAACGACACATGGGAACTAAAAGGGTTGGAACTGTATCCTCAAGCCCAAATTACCATTTTCAATCGCTGGGGACAAGCTGTCTTTTATGAAACTGGCGAAGCACCTAAACCTTTTGATGGTACGTTTAATGGAAATGTATTGCCCGTCGGCGAATATGCCTACGTTATCCTCACCGAACCAAATGGGCATGTGTTGCGGGGAAAAGTATTGCTTTTGCGGTAA
- a CDS encoding helix-turn-helix domain-containing protein → MSTLQNVANFNIRKLRKEKKLSREDMAHHLDISLEAYRKIENGTTNLSLDRLEQICEVLETDIFRMLTPRTET, encoded by the coding sequence ATGTCAACTTTACAAAACGTAGCCAACTTTAACATTAGAAAGCTGCGCAAAGAGAAAAAGCTCTCGCGTGAGGATATGGCACATCATTTAGACATCAGCCTTGAAGCCTACCGTAAAATAGAAAATGGCACAACCAACCTGAGCCTCGATAGGCTGGAGCAAATCTGTGAAGTTTTAGAAACCGATATTTTTAGAATGCTCACGCCCCGTACAGAAACATAG
- a CDS encoding 16S rRNA (uracil(1498)-N(3))-methyltransferase, which yields MHLFYQPNFSELSALIDDEAFHAAKVLRLREGEAVRVTDGQGSWYDAVVQSSTPKRCDLKVVQQTVQTPRNYRIEVALAPTKNMDRIEWFVEKATEIGIDTVSFFYTKHSERRNMKLERLHKIAVSAMKQSLQAFLPHIREVGDFGKYVPTVNTTQKFIAHLPEDKIPAHLLKKAGFTQNYTVVIGPEGDFTEAEIQLTQEHGFEMVTLGNTRLRTETAALVACQTLHLVNIISQP from the coding sequence ATGCACCTCTTTTACCAACCCAATTTCTCCGAACTTTCCGCTTTAATCGACGACGAAGCTTTTCATGCCGCCAAAGTACTGCGTTTGCGTGAAGGGGAAGCGGTGCGGGTCACGGACGGGCAGGGGAGCTGGTATGATGCCGTTGTGCAAAGCAGTACGCCCAAACGTTGTGATTTAAAAGTGGTTCAACAAACCGTACAGACCCCGCGAAACTATCGGATTGAAGTTGCGTTGGCCCCCACCAAAAACATGGACCGAATTGAGTGGTTTGTGGAAAAAGCGACCGAAATCGGGATTGATACCGTTTCCTTTTTTTATACCAAGCATTCTGAACGACGCAACATGAAGTTGGAACGCCTCCATAAAATCGCCGTTTCGGCCATGAAACAGTCATTGCAGGCCTTTTTGCCCCACATCAGGGAAGTCGGTGATTTTGGGAAATACGTACCTACGGTCAATACTACCCAAAAGTTCATTGCGCATTTGCCCGAAGATAAAATCCCCGCGCATTTATTAAAAAAAGCGGGTTTTACCCAAAATTATACCGTTGTGATTGGCCCCGAAGGAGATTTTACGGAGGCTGAAATACAGTTAACCCAAGAGCACGGATTTGAGATGGTAACGCTCGGTAATACGCGTTTACGTACCGAAACCGCCGCATTAGTAGCTTGTCAAACGCTTCATTTGGTTAATATTATATCCCAACCCTAA
- the sucC gene encoding ADP-forming succinate--CoA ligase subunit beta, with protein MNIHEYQGKEILKKYGVRIQDGIVVDTPERAVEAYRSIAERTGSKFVVVKSQIHAGGRGKGQIQGLEQRGVQVAKSPDQVREIATNLLGNVLVTHQTGPEGKKVNKIFLAEDAYYPGASEPKEYYISILLDRAKGCPVIMASTEGGMDIEEVAEHTPEKIIKEWVDPRVGLQGFQARKIAFAFGLSGNAFKEMVKFITSLYTAYWESDASMFEINPVLKTSDDKIMAIDAKVNLDDNALIRHPELAIMRDTNEEDPLEVEAGESNLNYVKLDGNVGCMVNGAGLAMGTMDLIKLSGGEPANFLDVGGGANAKTVEAGFRIILKDPNVKAILINIFGGIVRCDRVATGVVEAYKAIGNIPVPIIVRLQGTNAEEGARIINESGLKVYSAIEFKEAAAKVTEVLKSLGL; from the coding sequence ATGAACATTCACGAGTACCAAGGAAAAGAAATACTCAAGAAATACGGTGTTCGCATTCAGGACGGTATCGTAGTTGATACCCCAGAACGCGCCGTAGAAGCCTACCGTTCGATTGCCGAGCGTACTGGCTCAAAATTTGTCGTCGTAAAATCTCAAATCCACGCAGGTGGACGCGGTAAGGGTCAAATTCAAGGTTTGGAGCAACGCGGCGTGCAAGTGGCGAAATCGCCCGACCAAGTGCGCGAAATCGCAACAAACCTTTTGGGTAACGTTTTGGTCACTCACCAAACAGGGCCTGAAGGCAAAAAAGTAAATAAAATCTTTTTGGCAGAAGATGCCTACTATCCGGGTGCTTCTGAGCCTAAAGAATACTACATTTCAATTCTGCTCGACCGTGCCAAAGGCTGTCCGGTCATTATGGCAAGTACCGAAGGCGGAATGGATATTGAGGAAGTAGCAGAGCATACTCCCGAAAAAATCATCAAGGAATGGGTTGACCCACGCGTAGGTTTGCAAGGATTCCAAGCCCGTAAAATTGCTTTTGCCTTCGGACTTTCAGGCAACGCATTCAAAGAAATGGTGAAGTTTATCACTTCTCTCTACACTGCTTATTGGGAGTCTGATGCGTCTATGTTTGAAATCAACCCCGTGTTGAAAACATCAGACGATAAAATCATGGCAATTGACGCCAAGGTAAACTTGGACGACAACGCCCTGATTCGTCATCCTGAACTCGCCATCATGCGCGATACCAATGAAGAAGATCCGTTGGAAGTCGAAGCTGGCGAAAGCAACCTCAACTACGTAAAACTCGACGGAAACGTGGGTTGTATGGTAAACGGTGCTGGTTTGGCCATGGGTACAATGGATTTAATTAAACTTTCGGGAGGTGAGCCTGCCAACTTCCTCGACGTAGGGGGTGGTGCCAATGCCAAAACGGTAGAAGCTGGCTTCCGTATCATTTTGAAAGACCCTAACGTCAAAGCAATTCTTATCAATATCTTTGGAGGTATTGTACGTTGCGACCGCGTAGCAACGGGAGTTGTGGAAGCCTACAAGGCCATCGGCAACATTCCAGTGCCCATCATTGTACGTCTACAAGGAACCAACGCCGAAGAAGGTGCACGCATCATCAATGAGTCTGGCCTGAAAGTATATTCAGCCATTGAATTCAAAGAAGCGGCGGCTAAAGTAACCGAAGTACTGAAGTCTCTTGGATTATAA
- a CDS encoding GWxTD domain-containing protein, with the protein MNRIGLILFFLLAVGTFSEAQQTSKTKKRKGDAQTTAAASGVDDVTILGIKSKFLSKDTNSVAIFMRVDLSKPNNIPVRWKDFTDKFTLNYVLYPDFASRERLGYGNIPLNEQNVVQLSATKFMIRFDVKRPVNHASAVMLAEISEIGTTKKVLNDLAVRFNAPKLSDRFALFERTGQVVMLQNYVNVNDTLLIKDIKKTVKPLYVMRYKHDFEAASSPMNTTPRNAPRTLGVDTTFIINTSTPLTFKEEGLYYMTEDTTDATGIGLVVSNKRFPKMTRPAELVRPVMYMSQNQEINELLGTKDAKKSLDRYWLSLMNGNTDLAKRTISVFYNRVEEANRLFTTYKEGWKTDKGMIFIVMGPPDRVQRSKDREVWVYSQRANFSEINFTFNRRANQFVEDHYELQRYVEYQPIWYPMVEAWRTGAVRD; encoded by the coding sequence ATGAATCGCATTGGCCTGATTTTATTTTTTTTGCTCGCTGTCGGCACTTTTAGTGAGGCGCAGCAAACTTCTAAAACCAAAAAACGCAAAGGAGATGCTCAAACAACTGCCGCCGCTAGCGGGGTAGACGACGTGACCATCTTAGGGATTAAAAGTAAATTTTTGAGTAAGGATACCAACTCGGTCGCTATTTTTATGCGGGTTGATTTGAGCAAACCCAATAATATTCCCGTGCGCTGGAAAGATTTCACGGATAAATTTACCCTCAACTACGTTCTGTATCCTGATTTTGCTTCTCGTGAGCGATTGGGTTACGGCAATATTCCTCTCAATGAGCAGAATGTTGTGCAGCTCAGTGCGACCAAATTTATGATTAGGTTTGACGTAAAAAGGCCAGTAAATCACGCTTCGGCGGTGATGTTAGCCGAAATATCGGAGATTGGAACGACCAAAAAAGTGCTCAACGATTTGGCGGTTCGGTTCAACGCCCCAAAACTCAGTGACCGCTTTGCGTTATTTGAGCGAACAGGACAAGTTGTGATGCTCCAAAATTATGTCAACGTAAACGACACCTTGCTCATCAAAGACATCAAAAAGACCGTGAAGCCGCTGTACGTCATGCGTTACAAGCATGATTTCGAGGCGGCCTCGTCGCCGATGAACACCACGCCGCGCAACGCACCTCGTACATTGGGGGTTGATACAACTTTCATCATTAATACCAGCACGCCGCTTACGTTTAAAGAGGAAGGCCTGTACTATATGACCGAAGACACCACCGACGCCACGGGTATCGGATTGGTGGTAAGCAACAAACGTTTTCCTAAAATGACCCGCCCTGCTGAGTTGGTTCGGCCTGTGATGTATATGAGTCAGAACCAGGAAATTAACGAACTTCTAGGGACAAAAGACGCTAAAAAATCGCTGGACCGTTATTGGCTTTCGTTGATGAATGGCAACACCGATTTAGCAAAGCGGACTATAAGTGTATTTTACAACCGCGTGGAAGAAGCCAATCGACTTTTTACAACGTACAAAGAAGGTTGGAAAACGGACAAAGGAATGATTTTTATTGTGATGGGACCACCAGACCGCGTGCAGCGGAGCAAAGACCGCGAGGTATGGGTGTACTCACAGCGCGCCAATTTTTCGGAAATTAACTTCACGTTTAATCGTCGGGCCAACCAATTTGTGGAAGACCACTACGAACTCCAACGTTATGTAGAATACCAGCCCATTTGGTATCCGATGGTGGAGGCTTGGCGTACGGGGGCTGTTAGGGATTAA